In Corynebacterium matruchotii, a single genomic region encodes these proteins:
- a CDS encoding DUF3039 domain-containing protein yields the protein MTTSTKTIERPDIREDISTDDDTPKFFHYVKKDQIVESAVSGKMVVALCGETFPVTKQAKPGSPVCPDCERVYRSLRKK from the coding sequence GTGACTACAAGTACCAAAACCATCGAACGGCCAGACATTCGGGAGGACATCAGCACTGATGATGACACCCCGAAGTTCTTCCACTACGTCAAAAAAGACCAAATCGTTGAATCAGCTGTTTCCGGAAAAATGGTTGTCGCGCTCTGTGGGGAAACCTTTCCGGTGACCAAACAAGCCAAACCCGGCTCACCAGTGTGCCCCGACTGTGAGCGAGTGTATCGGAGCCTGCGCAAGAAGTGA
- a CDS encoding DUF4190 domain-containing protein, with protein MTLPNFPSSGDSGDAGQPGGLPNYDAMPSGPVVPSGPMMGMDDASLAGLKKNTMAVVALVLAIIGLLLCWVPLFGTALLLGALTIAIIALVKAKNYPQLTARRGMSITALIIAVLALILNLVISFLLYYVYSVAPECADISDSLARRQCLEQKLKAN; from the coding sequence ATGACGTTACCTAATTTCCCATCATCCGGCGATTCCGGCGACGCAGGCCAGCCCGGTGGGTTGCCGAACTATGATGCGATGCCGTCTGGTCCTGTGGTGCCATCTGGCCCAATGATGGGTATGGATGATGCCTCCTTGGCCGGGTTAAAGAAGAACACCATGGCGGTTGTTGCCCTGGTGCTGGCCATCATTGGGCTGCTACTGTGCTGGGTGCCGCTGTTTGGTACCGCCTTGCTGCTCGGCGCGCTGACTATTGCCATTATCGCCCTGGTGAAGGCGAAGAACTATCCCCAGCTGACGGCCCGTAGGGGGATGAGCATTACCGCGCTTATCATCGCGGTGCTGGCGCTCATTCTGAACCTGGTGATTAGTTTCCTGCTGTATTACGTCTACTCGGTCGCCCCCGAATGCGCCGATATCTCCGATTCCCTGGCGCGTCGGCAGTGTCTTG
- a CDS encoding DUF3099 domain-containing protein, with translation MAHGNRDSLFTTHSPTNRGDSPHDHSFRRDEDHADSSSKFSYHSDRDFSPFQQRYSGKEPPEDAEKQFEYIDMVEQTDTTSTASRQQAPRRKVGLRRKLHRLRRSNVPLVTTASYSPTQNRKKREKQYMWIQGSRLPFLLLAMVTYMSMHNVWLSALLFIISVPLPWIAVVLANGIGEPRDARAPAVYKPAALREQAAAQSQQRAQMSRGTKVPPRQLPAGSDSA, from the coding sequence ATGGCACACGGCAATCGGGATTCCCTCTTTACCACTCATTCCCCCACCAATCGGGGTGACTCGCCCCACGATCATTCTTTCCGACGCGACGAGGATCATGCCGATTCTTCTTCGAAATTTTCCTATCACTCTGATCGGGATTTTTCCCCGTTTCAACAGCGGTATTCCGGCAAAGAACCCCCGGAGGACGCCGAGAAACAGTTCGAATACATTGACATGGTCGAACAGACCGATACCACGAGTACCGCATCGCGTCAACAAGCACCCCGGCGGAAAGTGGGTTTAAGGCGTAAGCTACATCGCTTGCGGCGCAGCAATGTTCCGTTGGTCACCACCGCCTCCTACTCCCCCACCCAGAACCGTAAGAAGCGCGAAAAACAGTACATGTGGATTCAGGGGTCGCGGTTGCCGTTTTTACTCCTGGCGATGGTGACCTACATGTCGATGCATAACGTGTGGCTGTCCGCCCTGCTATTTATCATTTCGGTGCCACTGCCGTGGATCGCGGTGGTGCTAGCAAACGGTATTGGCGAGCCGCGTGACGCCCGGGCCCCGGCGGTATATAAGCCGGCGGCGTTACGGGAGCAAGCAGCGGCCCAAAGCCAGCAACGGGCGCAGATGAGTCGGGGAACTAAGGTGCCGCCCAGGCAGCTACCGGCCGGCTCCGATTCTGCTTGA
- a CDS encoding DEAD/DEAH box helicase translates to MSSDLRVWQQQALTKYLDTKPHDFLAVATPGAGKTTFALKVATELKTRRTVDRIIVVVPTEHLKVQWSEAAARVGLSLDPAFKNTDAINPQYDGVVVTYAQVAMHPYKHYAITTAKRSLVILDEIHHGGDAKSWGDGIREAYQDATRRLALTGTPFRSDDSTIPFVRYAEDGEGHLVSQADHTYGYSDALADGVVRPVVFLAYSGEARWRTSAGEEFAARLGEPLNAEQTARAWKTALDPQGDWIPAVLRAAHTRLHQLRKTIPDAGGLVIATDKTTARAYAKILAKLATTPVSVVLSDEAGASERIEKFAGSTDEWMVAVRMVSEGVDVPRLAVGVYATSASTPLFFAQAIGRFVRSRRPGETASVFLPSVPVLLDLAAKLEVSRDHVLGKPHRETGGWDDELLAEANKRETEADQLKTYESLGAEAELDTLIYDGSSYGTATVAGSSEEADYLGLPGLLDAEQMRQLLRKRQEEQLNVREREAKEAAKREQEARSSQGRKDAEERLASQEIPQLRKELNALVAITASRTGRPHGSIHTEARQKCGGPPTAMCSAEQLRERINYLRRW, encoded by the coding sequence GTGAGCAGCGATCTTCGGGTATGGCAGCAGCAGGCGCTGACGAAATATCTGGACACCAAGCCGCACGACTTCCTGGCCGTCGCCACCCCCGGCGCCGGTAAAACCACCTTTGCCCTAAAGGTAGCGACGGAGCTGAAAACTCGGCGTACCGTGGATCGCATTATCGTTGTGGTCCCCACGGAGCATCTGAAGGTGCAATGGTCGGAGGCCGCCGCCCGGGTGGGGTTGAGCCTGGATCCGGCGTTTAAAAACACCGATGCCATCAACCCACAATACGACGGGGTGGTGGTGACCTATGCGCAGGTGGCGATGCACCCGTATAAGCATTATGCGATCACTACGGCCAAACGCTCCCTGGTGATTCTCGACGAGATTCACCACGGTGGCGATGCGAAAAGCTGGGGTGATGGCATCAGGGAGGCCTACCAGGATGCGACGCGCCGCCTGGCGCTCACGGGTACGCCGTTTCGGTCGGACGATTCCACCATTCCATTTGTGCGGTATGCCGAGGATGGTGAGGGGCATTTAGTGTCGCAGGCGGACCACACCTACGGGTATTCGGACGCGCTTGCGGATGGTGTGGTGCGGCCGGTGGTGTTTCTCGCCTACTCGGGTGAGGCCCGGTGGCGTACCAGTGCGGGTGAGGAGTTCGCCGCCCGCCTGGGGGAGCCGCTGAACGCCGAGCAGACCGCCAGGGCATGGAAGACCGCCCTGGACCCGCAAGGCGATTGGATTCCGGCGGTGTTGCGGGCCGCGCACACCCGGCTGCACCAGTTGCGGAAAACCATTCCCGATGCCGGGGGCCTGGTGATTGCCACGGATAAAACCACCGCGCGTGCTTACGCCAAGATCCTAGCGAAGCTCGCCACCACCCCGGTGTCGGTGGTGTTGTCGGATGAGGCCGGTGCCTCGGAGCGGATCGAAAAATTCGCGGGCAGCACCGACGAGTGGATGGTTGCGGTGCGCATGGTGTCCGAGGGCGTGGATGTGCCCCGGCTGGCGGTGGGCGTGTATGCCACGTCGGCGTCGACCCCACTGTTTTTCGCCCAGGCCATCGGCCGGTTTGTTCGCTCTAGACGCCCCGGGGAAACCGCCAGCGTATTTCTGCCCTCGGTGCCGGTTCTCCTGGACTTAGCGGCAAAACTGGAGGTGTCGCGGGACCATGTGTTGGGTAAACCCCACCGGGAAACGGGCGGTTGGGATGACGAGCTGCTTGCCGAGGCGAATAAGCGGGAGACCGAGGCGGACCAACTCAAAACCTACGAGTCCCTAGGCGCCGAGGCCGAACTGGACACGTTGATCTACGACGGTTCCTCCTATGGGACCGCCACCGTGGCCGGTTCGAGCGAGGAGGCCGACTACCTGGGGTTGCCGGGCTTGCTGGATGCGGAACAGATGCGTCAACTGTTGCGGAAACGCCAGGAGGAGCAGCTGAACGTGCGGGAGCGTGAGGCGAAAGAGGCGGCGAAGCGGGAGCAGGAGGCTCGCAGCTCCCAGGGCCGTAAGGATGCGGAGGAGCGGCTGGCCAGCCAGGAAATCCCCCAGCTGCGTAAGGAGCTCAATGCCCTGGTGGCGATCACCGCGTCCCGGACCGGCCGGCCGCACGGGTCGATCCACACCGAGGCGCGCCAAAAGTGCGGTGGCCCGCCGACCGCAATGTGTTCCGCGGAGCAGCTGCGGGAGCGCATTAATTACTTGCGACGCTGGTAG